A single Lactuca sativa cultivar Salinas chromosome 8, Lsat_Salinas_v11, whole genome shotgun sequence DNA region contains:
- the LOC122195661 gene encoding zinc finger BED domain-containing protein RICESLEEPER 2-like produces the protein MARELLICINEWGMKNVMTMIVNNAKTNDAAINIIVKELPGIYENGKHFHIRCMAHIINLVVKMGLKHEVYNVKNLQDAVKYIRASPQRIKTFKQAMKDTAVESQRFLCGEIPTRWNSTFELLRSAYDVKDAFLEYSYQDPMFQKTMGRVPSHSDFEMIKKMMEFLEKFKKKTEKVSCSTKPIFHTYTREILDIEQHLRKHETNPDFMFMVPDMKNKYDKYWGYYDTISDYVFFVTLLDPQCKSKFMKVVFTQMLKAKNKDNKMYVDEIDSKARAKVIDIECKLDKFFKTYLERSNTTSSSQQETPEEVVNFDDEKEFFGSYMTSGSFPSTSSESQLQRYLNEDPIGFDKGYDILTWWKNNAVRFPIVARMARDIVDAIHNLKLTGKRSGN, from the exons ATGGCCCGGGAGTTGCTAATTTGCATAAACGAGTGGGGGATGAAGAATGTCATGACAATGATTGTTAATAATGCCAAGACAAATGACGCGGCAATCAACATCATTGTGAAAGAACTACCGGGTATTTACGAGAATGGCAAACATTTTCACATTAGGTGTATGGCTCATATCATAAACCTAGTTGTGAAAATGGGGTTAAAACACGAAGTTTATAATGTAAAAAACCTACAAGATGCGGTGAAATACATTAGAGCCTCCCCGCAACGGATCAAGACCTTTAAACAAGCCATGAAGGATACGGCTGTAGAAAGTCAAAGGTTTTTGTGTGGTGAAATTCCAACAAGGTGGAACTCTACCTTTGAATTGCTAAGATCAGCATACGATGTGAAAGACGCATTTCTCGAATATAGCTATCAag atccAATGTTTCAGAAAACTATGGGAAGGGTACCATCACATTCAGATTTTGAGATGATTAAAAAGATGATGGAGTTCCTTGAAAAGTTTAAGAAGAAAACTGAAAAAGTTTCGTGTTCAACAAAGCCTATCTTCCATACGTATACCCGGGAGATCCTAGACATAGAGCAACATCTTAGGAAACATGAAACCAACCCGGATTTTATGTTTATGGTACCGGATATGAAAAATAAATATGACAAATATTGGGGTTACTATGATACTATAAGTGATTATGTCTTCTTTGTGACATTGTTAGATCCTCAATGCAAGTCAAAGTTTATGAAAGTTGTTTTTACCCAAATGCTTAAAGCCAAGAACAAAGATAACAAGATGTATGTTGATGAGATAGATTCCAAAGCACGTGCAAAGGTTATTGATATCGAATGCAAACTGGACAAGTTTTTCAAGACATACTTGGAAAGGTCAAACACGACCTCATCGTCTCAACAAGAAACTCCCGAAGAAGTTGTTAATTTTGATGACGAAAAAGAATTCTTTGGAAGCTATATGACTTCGGGAAGTTTCCCCTCGACTTCGTCAGAAAGTCAATTGCAACGATACTTAAATGAGGACCCAATCGGATTTGACAAAGGATATGATATCCTCACATGGTGGAAAAATAATGCGGTGCGGTTCCCGATCGTTGCTCGAATGGCAAGAG ACATTGTGGATGCTATACACAACTTGAAGCTAACGGGGAAGAGATCAGGGAATTAG